The DNA region CCAGCCCACCGAGCTTGCCGGCATGGACCTGCTGGCACACCTTCAGCCAGGCCTGACCCATCGCGTACGTGAAGGTGCTGGCCACCCCGGCGCCGATCGCTCCACCGATCACGGTGCCCGCACCCGGCACGAGCTTCAACAGTCCGGTGAAGGTGGCCCGGCCGACCTGAGTGGCGGCGGTCGTGGAGACGATGGCCATCAGGGCCGCCCGGTCGAACTTGATCTTGTAGAGATGCGCGATCTTGGCCATCATGCCGAGCTGGATCGGCACCAGCAGGGTGGCGTCCGAGAACGGGATCGGGATGGCAGCGGCCGCGCCGGCACTGGCGACGGCGGCCCCGATCACCTTCTGCGCTTCGCTGGTCTTGCGGGAAAGATCGATCTCCTGCGCCGCGGTGAGGGCTCCGTGCACGCCTTCCGGCGCGCAACGAAAGGTGGCATCGAGGACTTCCTGCAGGCCGTACGCCGCCTGGCCCGCGAACTCGTCCGCCTTGGCGAAGGTGAAGTAGGGCCGACCATTCTCGATCGGCAGGTTCTTGGCGATTACCTGTTGCGCCAACGCGATCGCGTCCGGGTGGTACTGCCCGTTACGGAACGGCACCTGGGTGAACACCATGATCACCGGCAACCCGAACTCATCGAGCCGGCGGACGAACTCTGCCTCGGACTCCTCGAACCGCCGATCCATGCCACGAACGCAGTACCAGGCGACATGGATCTGCTCCGACAACGGCAGCTTACGGCTCTCTTTGATCACCTTGTCCAGGTCGCGCAGGATCTCCCGGTCGTCCTTGCCGATCTCCAGGCCCTGAGTGTCGACCAGACCGAGGTGACCGATCTTGTCCAGATAGAGATGGCTGCCCTTGGTCACCGGCTCGCCGATCCCGGTGCGCGCGACCTCCTCGCCGAAGATCGCGTTGACCAGCGTCGACTTGCCGACGCCGGTCTTGCCGAACAGAACCAGGTTGAACCGCCCCAGCGACTCGTTCTGCCGTTCGTACTCGCCGCGGAACGACTCGTTGAACGCGTCTTCGACAGCCATGCTTCCCACTCTCGTTCGGGACCCGGGCCGGTGTGCTGGACCCGCAGCCAGCGTACGGGTGGGTCCAGACCGCACAGCTCAGGTAGATCCCCGACCGTCACACTGTTTTGCGGAAGACACCGCGCCGGGTCACCGAAGTCGTCGGCCATCGCATCGCGGTGCCGCCAGACACGGATGAGATCGAGAGTGATCAACACGAGGTAGGCGCCGACGGCGATCAACAGCAGACCTGCGGAGAGCGTGTGCTGCCCGGCGTCGTTCACCGCCACCGACACGATCCCGGTGGCCATCACCAGCGCGAAATAGCCGGGTACCAGTCCCCGGATCGCGTGGTCGGACCGACCGGCCAGGGCGAGCGCCTCCTCTCTCGGCATTCTCGACCACGTCCTTGCGCACGCGAGTTTGGGTGTCGCCGGTGACCTGCCCGTAGAATCGCAGGGTTGCCCATCGGTCGGCCGCAGTCCCACCAGTCCGGCACCACTGCGCTTCGCAGGAACGACCCAGCACGTCCATCAGAGAGTTTCACGATGCCCATTCGTCACGATCTGCGTAATGTCGCGATCGTCGCCCACGTCGACCACGGCAAGACCACCTTGGTGGACGCCATGCTCTGGCAGTCCGGAGCTTTCCGCGTCGGACAGGACGTCGAGAAGCGGGTGATGGACTCGATGGACCTGGAGCGGGAGAAGGGCATCACGATCCTCGCCAAGAACACCGCCGTCAAGCACACCGCCCCGGACGGCTCCACCGTCACCGTCAACATCATCGACACCCCTGGTCACGCCGACTTCGGCGGCGAGGTGGAGCGCGGCCTGGAGATGGTCGACGGGGTGCTGCTGCTGGTCGATGCCTCGGAGGGTCCGCTCCCCCAGACCCGGTTCGTGCTGCGCAAGGCGCTGGCCAAGAAGCTACCGATCATCGTCGTGGTCAACAAGGTCGACCGCTCCGACGCCCGGATCGCCGAGGTGGTCGAGGAGACGTACGAACTGTTCCTCGATCTGCTCGAGGACGACGAGACCGATGTGCTCGACTTCCCGGTCATCTATGCCTCGGCCAAGGCCGGTCGCGCCTCCATGGAGCAGCCGGAGAACGGCACCATGCCGGACTCACCGGACCTGGAACCGCTGTTCGCGGCGATCTACGACCACATCCCGGCGCCCTCCTACACCGAGGGCGCGGTGCTGCAGGCGCATGTCACCAACCTCGACGCGTCGCCCTATCTCGGTCGACTGGCGTTGTGCCGGATCATCGAAGGAAATCTGAAGCGCAACCAGGCGGTCGCCTGGTGCCGGGCCGACGGCTCGATCCGGACGGTGAAGCTGTCCGAGCTGTTGATGACCAACGCCCTGGAGCGGGAGCCGGCCGAGTCCGCCGGGCCGGGCGACATCGTCGCCATTGCCGGTATTCCGGACATCACCATCGGCGAGACCCTGTCCGATCCCGAGAACCCCAAGCCGCTGCCGCTGATCACCGTCGACGAGCCGTCGATCTCGATGACCATCGGCATCAACACCTCGCCGCTGTCCGGCAAGTCCGGCAAGAACCTGACCGCACGGCTGGTGAAGGCCCGGCTCGATCAGGAGCTGATCGGCAACGTGTCGATTCGGGTGCTCAACACCGATCGGCCCGATACCTGGGAGGTCCAGGGTCGTGGTGAACTGCAGTTGGCGATTCTGGTGGAGATGATGCGTCGGGAGAGCTTCGAGCTGACCGTCGGCAAGCCGCAGGTGGTGACCCGGGAGATCGACGGCAAAATCCATGAGCCGGTCGAGCGGCTGACGATCGACGTGCCCGAGGACTTCGTCGGCGTGGTCACTCAGCTGATGGGTCTGCGCAAGGGCCGGCTGGAGCAGATGGTCAACCACGGCACCGGCTGGGTCCGGATCGAGTATGTGGTGCCCGCCCGCGGCCTGATCGGATTCCGGACCGAGTTCCTCACCGAGACCCGCGGCACCGGTCTGATGCACCACGTCTTCGAGGCCTACGAACCGTGGCACGGCGACCTGCGTACCCGGCCGACCGGCTCCCTGGTCGCCGATCGCAAGGGCGCGGTGACCTCGTACGCGTCGTTCAGCCTGCAGGAGCGCGGCACCCTGTTCGTCGGCCCCGGCACCGAGGTGTACGAGGGCATGATCGTCGGCGAGAACGCTCGCGCCGATGACATGGACGTCAACCCGACCCGGGAGAAGAAGCTCACCAACGTACGCTCCTCCACCGGTGACGAGCTGGAGCGGCTGATCCCGCCGAAGCTGATGAGCATGGAGCAGGCGCTGGAGTTCTGCCGCGGCGACGAGTGCATCGAGGTCACTCCGAATGCGGTCCGGATCCGCAAAGTGATCCTCTCCGCCAACGACCGGAGCAAGGTCCGCTCCCGCGCCAAGCACGGCTGACCTTTCCGACACTGCGTCGCTAGACTCCGACCACGGCCGAGGGGGCGTTGGCGAGCCCTGTCTCGGGTGCGTAGGGGCGGGCTTCCAGGTTGCTGGTCATCGCCGTGCGTCATCGACAGGAGTCGGCACAGTTCCTCCTCCCGTACGCACTCGGTGCGTTCGCGGTCATGCTGACTGCGGGCAAAGTTGGGTCCAGTGTGAACTACCTGCTGGAGCTGGGCACCGCCCTGAGCCTGGCAGGTGGCTTCCTGCTGGCCGCCGTCCGCAACGTCCCTCGCGCCCGAGATGTTGGCCACCATCCGAGCCAACTATCGGGTGGCTGAGTCCATCGATCGGGTTCATGGTGAGACCCTGATCTACCGGCCGCAGCGGTGACCCGGGGCGAGCCGCCCGCAGACTGTGCGATCCTGCCGGGAACACCCGGCAGGATCGCCCAGGGATCAAGCGCCGCGCGATCTGGCGCCGTGAATCAGGCCGCGGTTTCGGTGTCAGCGCTGCCGGCGGCCTTCTTCGCGGCGGCGGCCTTGTTGGCCTTGCGGGTGGCGGCGGCCTTCTTGGCAGCGGCCGACCGCTTGGCGCTCTCGGCCTCGCGGGCGGCTTCGGCCATCTCCGGATCGACAGCGGCAGCGACATCCTCGCGGACCTCGTCGACCTTCTCCTCGACATCGGATTGCACGTCGGCGCTGGTCTTGCGCACCGCGATCACGCTGTCGTCAATGACCTTCTTGCCCCGGCCGGCCAGATCGCCGTAGGTGACGGTTGCCTCGGCCAGGAACTCCTTGCGCTGCTTGTCCAGCTCCTCGATCCGGGCCTTGGTGGTCTCCGGCAGGGTCTTCAACTGCTCCGGCAGGGCCTTGACCTGCTCAGGGAGAGCACGGACGAACTCGCCGGCGTGCTTGGCCTGCTCGCTGCCCTTGCTCTGCAGCCCAGCGAAGCTGCCCTGCCACTCGGTCAGCTGCTTGGTGGCCTTCTCCTGGGTGGCCAGGACGAGGTTCTTGATCGACTCGACGGCCAGGTCGGTGAGCCCGGCGGCCGCGTAGAGCGGGGCATACTCCGACTCGATGGCGGCCTTGCGGTCCTGTGCCGGCGTCGGCCTGCGGGTGGTCGTGGTGGTCATTTCTGTTCTCCTTCGTTCGGGATGTGGTCGTGGGTGGTGGGTGGGTAAGTGTTACCCGTGGTGGGTGGGTAAATGTCACCCGAGGTGGGTTCGCCCGGTGCGGGCTGGGGCTCATCGGATCCGCTCTCGGTCTGAGCCGGAGCACCGTCCTTCTCGTTCTCCTTGACGAAGGACTGGTAAACGTCGATGAGCACACGCTTCTGACGCTCGGTGATGGCGAGGTCAGCCAGCACCGCGGTCTCCACCGTGGTTGCCGGATGGTCGTCCGGATCCAAGATGCCGGCCTTGACGTAGAGGGTCTCGGCCGAGACCCGGAGCGCCTTGGACAGCTGCTGCAACACCTCGGCGGACGGCTTGCGCAGTCCGCGCTCGATCTGGCTCAGGTAGGGGTTGGACACCCCGGTCTGCTCCGCCAGCTGGCGCAGCGACAGCTCTGCGGCCCGCCGCTGCGAGGCGATGAACTCGCCCAGCGTGCCCAACTGCTCTCCCAGATTCGGGGTCTTGATCCGTGCCATGGATCCATGGTGCATGCATCTGCTTGCAATTGCAAGCAGATGCGTGATTCAGTTAGCGTGAGGCCGCTCACATCGACCTGGGACTGAGCGACGCGCCGATCAACGCCGACCCGTACGCGCATTCGGCACGGTCGCGATGATCAAGGTGCCATCTTGGCGACGATCGCCCGAGTGCAGAGCCGGTTCGCCGTCCAGCTGGGGCCCTTGGCCTAGCAGCGGCACAGTTATCGGCTCCCCCGCCATCACCGTGACCGGCTGATCGCGTACCGACACCACCGCCGATTTCCCGTCCTCGACCTCGAAACTGATCGCACCGTGGACGACTTCGACCCGCAGCCGCACCCCGTGCAGGGTGATCCGGAAGGCCAGCCGCTCCCAGTCGACAGGCAGCCGTGGATCGAAGGCGATCACGCCGTTGTAGTCCCGCATTCCGCCGAACCCGTACACCAAGGCATTCCAGACCCCACCGGTGGACGCGACGTGTACGCCGTCGCTGGTGTTCCCGTGCAGATTGGCGAGATCGACGAACAGCGAGCTGTAGAAGTAGCGCAGCGCCAGACTCCGGTAGCCCACCTCCGCCGCGATGATCGACTGCACCACCCCGGACAAGGTCGAGTCACCGGTCGTGATCGGGTCGTAGTAGTCGAAGTCGGCCCGCTTCTCCTCCAAAGAGAAGTGATCGCCCTGCAGGAACAGCGCCAGCACCACATCGGCCTGCTTGATCACCTGGAACCGATAGATCACCAGCGGGTGATAGTGCAGCAGCAGCGGCCGCAGATCGGCCGGCGTCGCGGAGAGATCCCACACCTCGCGATCGAGGAAGTGCGAGTCCTGCGGATGGATCCCGGTCCCCTCGTCGTAGGGGATCGCCATCGCCTCCGCCGCGGCGGCCCACTCGTCCACCTCTTGCGGATCCAACTCCAGCCGAGCGATGGTCTGCTGGAACATGATCCCGTCGCGTTCGGCCAACTGCCGGACGACCTCGGCCGCCTTGGCCAGGTTGTAGCGCGCCATCACGTTGGTGAAGAGGTTGTCGTTGACCACGGTGGTGTACTCGTCCGG from Microlunatus phosphovorus NM-1 includes:
- a CDS encoding MbeD/MobD family mobilization/exclusion protein, with product MTTTTTRRPTPAQDRKAAIESEYAPLYAAAGLTDLAVESIKNLVLATQEKATKQLTEWQGSFAGLQSKGSEQAKHAGEFVRALPEQVKALPEQLKTLPETTKARIEELDKQRKEFLAEATVTYGDLAGRGKKVIDDSVIAVRKTSADVQSDVEEKVDEVREDVAAAVDPEMAEAAREAESAKRSAAAKKAAATRKANKAAAAKKAAGSADTETAA
- a CDS encoding GTPase family protein, whose amino-acid sequence is MAVEDAFNESFRGEYERQNESLGRFNLVLFGKTGVGKSTLVNAIFGEEVARTGIGEPVTKGSHLYLDKIGHLGLVDTQGLEIGKDDREILRDLDKVIKESRKLPLSEQIHVAWYCVRGMDRRFEESEAEFVRRLDEFGLPVIMVFTQVPFRNGQYHPDAIALAQQVIAKNLPIENGRPYFTFAKADEFAGQAAYGLQEVLDATFRCAPEGVHGALTAAQEIDLSRKTSEAQKVIGAAVASAGAAAAIPIPFSDATLLVPIQLGMMAKIAHLYKIKFDRAALMAIVSTTAATQVGRATFTGLLKLVPGAGTVIGGAIGAGVASTFTYAMGQAWLKVCQQVHAGKLGGLDGALDNEQLREAFLAEFKKRLGKGAGSKASTGAAQR
- a CDS encoding helix-turn-helix domain-containing protein, which codes for MARIKTPNLGEQLGTLGEFIASQRRAAELSLRQLAEQTGVSNPYLSQIERGLRKPSAEVLQQLSKALRVSAETLYVKAGILDPDDHPATTVETAVLADLAITERQKRVLIDVYQSFVKENEKDGAPAQTESGSDEPQPAPGEPTSGDIYPPTTGNTYPPTTHDHIPNEGEQK
- the typA gene encoding translational GTPase TypA; protein product: MPIRHDLRNVAIVAHVDHGKTTLVDAMLWQSGAFRVGQDVEKRVMDSMDLEREKGITILAKNTAVKHTAPDGSTVTVNIIDTPGHADFGGEVERGLEMVDGVLLLVDASEGPLPQTRFVLRKALAKKLPIIVVVNKVDRSDARIAEVVEETYELFLDLLEDDETDVLDFPVIYASAKAGRASMEQPENGTMPDSPDLEPLFAAIYDHIPAPSYTEGAVLQAHVTNLDASPYLGRLALCRIIEGNLKRNQAVAWCRADGSIRTVKLSELLMTNALEREPAESAGPGDIVAIAGIPDITIGETLSDPENPKPLPLITVDEPSISMTIGINTSPLSGKSGKNLTARLVKARLDQELIGNVSIRVLNTDRPDTWEVQGRGELQLAILVEMMRRESFELTVGKPQVVTREIDGKIHEPVERLTIDVPEDFVGVVTQLMGLRKGRLEQMVNHGTGWVRIEYVVPARGLIGFRTEFLTETRGTGLMHHVFEAYEPWHGDLRTRPTGSLVADRKGAVTSYASFSLQERGTLFVGPGTEVYEGMIVGENARADDMDVNPTREKKLTNVRSSTGDELERLIPPKLMSMEQALEFCRGDECIEVTPNAVRIRKVILSANDRSKVRSRAKHG